TCGGTACAACTCCTCCTCCATGTGATCTACGGGCTCTGCCTCTTCAGCATCTCTGCGGGTTTTCTCTTTACCTGACGAGTAGGACGTTGAATAGCTTGGTTCATCCCCCCATTTCCCGAAAATGTCTCGAGCTGTGAGGGTTGTTTTGacctcaccctcctcctccatgtCCCTCTCTTTCAGCCCGTGAGACTTCAGGAACTCCTCTTCTCCAGCATCAAAGAAAGGCATGGTCTTGTCTTCCTTGGAGTCGCTGAAAGAAGTGGACGAGATGTTGAAAAGGTCTTCAGACTTGTTCCCTTTCTCTAGATCGCCATCTGTGTTGCTCTCCTCTTTATCGCGACCATTCTCCTTTTCAGCAGCCATCTTTCTGCTTTTGTTCTCAGCCAAGAATCTGAAACAGAGAACCAAACTGAGCTTTAGTACCAGCAACGCCACAACTGCATTCGTAATGTTATTTATTGGATTATCAACTTTCTTGCCGTCTGTGAATCTAAATCCTTTCTCCTTCCTTGTTTCAAACTGACATACCGTTGTACTTATGCACGTTTTGAGTATTCACTCTCATTGTGTTACACTTGTGTATCCAAAACccttaaaactataaaaaccaACAATGCAACTTAGTTTAAACTGGGTTATTATGCAAGGGAAAGCTGTTAAgagaacatttacattttgacagtTGGGCGGGCTAATTTAGTTTTTCACTGGCAGTGGAGTCTTCTTTGGAAAAATATTTGGGACATTATTCTCAGTGTTAATATACTGGCTCATCAGTAAATTTCTCCAGTCAAAATACActtaaacttaaaaataaaaacaataactttAAATCACTACTGCCTGCTTCACAAAATGGCAGATCTTGTACAACAGATAAACTTATAAgctccaaaaaaaagaaaagaaaaagcccATCCGTAAAGCAAACAGTACAGATCACGACTCACATTACAATAATTATACAGAGTCTTATGTATATTTCTTAATCTGTATTGCTCCGGGGGCTCTTTGAAAAAATCTTAAcattaagaaagaaaaataacgtTTTATAATTTGTTAGAAAAATTCAAGTAACGATAAAAGTAATAAACATACTTTTTGAAGGCAGCAGAGATCACAGTCTTATCTCCACATTTGGCGTCTTCCTTTGAGAAGAACCCAAAGCCGCTGAAGGAGGCCGTTTGTCCAGACTTTGTGGGGCTCTTTACCGGAGGGGACACGGTGCCGATTGTTTTCCACAGAGGACCGCCACTCCCGGGTCCTTTGCCTTCATCAGGAGGACTAGTGGGAGCATCCTCCTTTTTAATTTCTGGGCTGATTCGTTTAGGGCTGGTGTCATAGTCAATCCATTTACCTCCAGATACCTTCTCGATGGCACTGCCGTCTGCTGCCTGACCTGATTTCTCTGCTGGACTTTCTAACTTTTCCTTAGAATCCTTGGTGCCAGGCTTGCCCTTGCTGCTGCGATGACGTGGTGTTGAGGAACGGGACCGCGAGGAGTAGCTGGAGCGCCTGGAGCGTCGAGATCCTCGCGAAGACGAGCGGTCAGAGTAGTGGGAGCGGCTCCGGCTGCCTGAGCGCTTCCTGGGTGTGCGGGAGCGTGAGCGCCCCCTCCTGGGGCTGTGTGAGTGGTGGTCCTGGTCATGGTGCCGATCGTGCCagcctcctccaccaccaccaccaccctgcCAATTGGCCTTATAGCCATAGCCGCCGCCTCCTCCCCGGTTCTGGTAATGACCGCCGCGTTGGTAATAGCCTCGGTTTCTGCCACGGTAGTGGAAGGGCCTCCGGTAGCCTCGGTTGTAGCCTCTGAACCCACCTCGGTTGTTCTGATAGTCCCTGGTAGGATAGTTTCTGTAGGACGGAGAGTGAGAACGGGAGCGGGAACGAGACCTAGAActggatgagagagagaaaagacaaaagaagaaaaattatGTTATTGGGGGCAAAGCATGTTTTATGGCCTTACACAATAATTTATCCTTGCAAGTCAAGAGCCACGCAGTCTGGAAATTTAAGCAAAGGACTGTATTCAGAAAACCTTCTCTTGTAGGGAACGCTATACAAGTGAAACGGCAACGACCCTGGACAGAAGACTGAATGAACACCAGAAACAGACAAGTCTGTCTGTGAACACCAGGCCAAAACACGTCACAGCACCGACTGGAATGCTCCCACATGCAACCACTTTTCACATGATCAAAATTCACGAGTTCCAACTATTGAAATAggaatatttgctggttttctatGATTCTTTAATAGTAAATTAAACATCTCCGTTTGTGTCAGTTTTTGGCTGTTGATGTCACCTTCGGCTTCGAGAACTAGAAAATAGTTGTCAGTTGCAGCTCTATAAACTATAATATATTATACTTTtacaaaggtttaaaaaaaaaagataagactGATAATTCAGTTATCTGACCAGCAGATGGAGTCTATGACAACTTCTCAAAACCTCTTTTACTGTGGTAACCTTTGAGACTGATATAATGTGTACGCAATGGCCCCTGGTGGTCCCAAAATCATATCATGGGTAGcctttagagctgcaaagattaatcgattagttgtcaactcttaaattaatcgccaactattttgataatcgattagtcagtttgagtaattttttaagacaaaagtaaaaattatttgattccagcttcttaaatgtgaatatgttctagtttcttctctactctgtgacagtaaactgaatatctttgagttgtggacaaaacatttgaggacgtcatcttgggctttgggaaacactgatccacatttttcaccattttctgacattttatagaccaaacaactaatctattatcgagaaaataatcaacagattaatcgactatgaaaataatcgttagttgcagccctagtagcCTTGacaggagacagagacataTTACTGCCCCGGTGTCAACAGGGGGCCATGTAAGCTCAGTGATGACAGGGAAGTATCTCCACTGAGCAGAGTTGTCTCCGTCATTCACTCCGAGAGGCATAATTACCTCTGAAGTGAGAATGGTACAAACGAGTTTAATGTGATTTTAACTTGAAGACAAAAGACATGATGACAGACATCAAACATATCACCATGACACTATAccgcaaataaaaaaacagcaaactgTAGCTTCACTTATCAAAGACTACAAATAAAAGCCATCCAAACCAGAGAAATGTAGAGTAGCATGTAAATTCTGGGATATAAGAAATGTGACTTTAATTGACACAATGTTAACACTGCAGCTGCCTGAAGGCCTGTAAAgccacagacaaaaacattaagtTTAAGTACATGCCAACTACATACTTACCTTTTGCACCTTTTCATTAGAGCAGAGCAGTCCTGAACAAAAGACAGCAGGCCTGTCTGTGTGGCTTTAATTTATGTGTTGGACAAAGAGTACACCCAGGACACAACCTGCTCCAATCCACAGAGGGTGGAGGCAGTGAAGGGGGAGGGAGATACATCAAGGCCAAGAGTACTCGCTCTCTACTCCTTTTGACAATCATTGACATGCAGTGTAGCAATGCTATGTAAAGAACAACTCAGTGTCCGTGAAAGTGCTTTAACTCCCAAGCTTCAAACCAAAACATGGACTGACAACAACAAGGCAGCCAGCATGGGAAGCACTCCctcacttaaagggatacttcactgattagcattaagctttgcaTCAGTAGAAACCTGGAAGTATTTTCGAacgaccgtgcttccctccctaatgtccccctgagacgagagatctctgtattgtgtgtctgaaaaaaaaaaaactctaacgcaaaaatcgtcattttgcgtcatcggaggcTTTCTCAGACAGATGCTATagactacagccagctagttccacatgttttcaacccgcccataggggatgggactgtcactacccgatgcgGGTCGAGTGTTAGCCATCTTggagctaagctaacaggctctctcttttcagcagcaaccttgcaattatgtgcattcaaactaccgcacgtgtaccaccggaatacattggtacagatcggagaatatgcaggaaacgttattacagacggaatactcgacacactacgcgagcttcgcctgctacggagacggAGCTTGATGCCGCTAGCCGGGGAAGGGGACATCGAAAGCGTTGTGCGAGAAAGCGGAAACGCGGACAGGAGTTCAAGCTAGGTCAAAAGCTAGCCGGCAAACtgtcccatccatcctgcttgtAAATGTccactcattagacaacaaactggactacatccaacttcaacgaaactcccaacgcgagttcagagactgctgtgtttttgtttttgtggaaacatagctgaacaacagtgtaccagaCTCtgctatccagctaccaggcctgctagccttccGAGCAGATAGAGATGCTGCTCTGTCGGGTAAAGGCCATTTTATGGTTGTGCGTAAACTCCACACCGTATCTAAGccgtcgctcctacggcgtTGTGACCCTTTcagagttctgcgtcggggttgaaCAGGtttctttgcatcgcggtgcggGGTCAATCACGAAACTCTTTgtttacttgtgcgttggtgtgtgcctcGAGCCgctgtttatggagaaggagaaccaggaaatgagtcggggggaaatgcaacgctaccaagccacggccgagcgacgtgcgtggctgcgacgtgtagttacatttttcaagaggtgcacgtcatgctacggcgtagggtccggcgtagacgcagaggggtctgcgggggtacgccgttgattctacgcacaaccataaaacggccttaagactcgtggaggtgggctgtgcatatatgttaacacggactggtgcagaaatgcgGTGCCTGTATCCAACTACTGCTCACCGCTGGTGGAGTTcatgactgttaaatgccgaccattctacattccacgcaaattcacggctgtgtttatactctgtgtttacatcccACCAAGCACTAATGCTATTaaatgcgttagctgaactttacggagctaTCGGTGAGCTCCAAAGCACACATCCGGATGGACTATTTActgttgctggtgatttcaaccaCGCAAATCAAGAAAGTTCTTATATTCTACCTTCACCTCACGGTGAACCTAACTTATAACAATCAGTGCTCTGATGCCCTCTGATACAAGTTTACTTATGCCCTGTCTTTTGTTGCCTGTCCTGTCCCTTAAATGTTCtactttaagtagtaattgcactttatgtatagtctatgtgtgtgcactaaatgtagcctgtttcttatgtcgtttttatatattttaaatgtgtaacaccacttgaggcacggtgaaacgttgttttgtttcactatatacagtgtatatagttgaaatgacaataaaacacccTTGACTGCCTCTGTAACCGGTAGGCGTGGCTGGGGAGTGGCCTCGTAgggaagcgaagcaagtgcattctgggaattgttgtctttcatccacatgagccaaaaataaattttctggcttttctcaatctagaaggcaccaatttctaaaattatttcacatttctactatataaatgacccaatttaaatacatattcatctttccagcggtgaaatatacCTTTTAAGgaaaacattataacattaaattaaaaaccaACAACATTATATTGGGTATAAGGGTTGACATCTTAAAACTTTAACAAGTCAAAAATATAGATGACTGGAAATTCCTAACAAGAAAGAAGGTGAGCTGACGCATATAGTTCGAGGCTTTGTCAGCCTTACTCCCACACAGAAAAAACATGTATGCAAATTGAGAGCATACCTAGAATGAGTGGGGCCCGATAGGGAAATAACTCCCAAGTATTAAAATCGAGGTAGCAGAACTAAAGATACAATCTTTTTATGCCATGTGTtgttcttccttgtcaaaataAGTCGCTACTCAACTGgggctgaaaacagctgctcagCTGGACCGGAAGTTgtccttttaaataaataaatgaaaatgaaatgtattcaCCACATACACAACAAAAAGGGGTAATGATTAAtgtcaaaaacagaaaactggATTTACCTATAACGACGTTTTCTGGATCTTGAGCGGGAGCGGCTCCTAGAGTGAGATCTGGAGTAAGATCTGGATTTGGACCTGGATTTGGACCGAGCTGGAGAATCTGGAGCCTTTGACATCTTTGCACTTAGGCCAGTATTAATATTCTTTTCcttaaaaacataagaaaacaaTTCTTATTGGTTTTACTCAATGTTAACAAGGGGAATGAAACAGATACCAAAGGTTACGTTAAACAATTATGCTcttcaaaagaaaacattaaaatgtaattcaaacaaATCCTCCATATATAAGGATTGTACAGCGTGCATGACCCCCTGTCGTCCGTCACAAAGACCCTTGCTCTAGCTGCTTTAAAACCTCATCAACAACAGCCCCTAAAGCCCCACATGACCTTGAACTGTCGAGACCAATACAGTGATGATAACACAGAGGCCAACAGGTTAGCCTTAAGACTGTAGCAGACAGCTGGAGCAGCATGTAAACATAAGCACGAGCTGGCAGCAAAACACAACAGGTAGAGCTTCTGTGCAGCAATGtgctgctgaggaggagaaaaggCTGGCTCAACATCAGACTATcagctaacacaaaaaaaacggaCCCTTCCAATAACAGGATACAGCCTACGACACAGGATCAATTACTGTGAATTTGTCTTCTTTACAACAATATGTATCAAACGAGACTAGTTAAAGCTACATAATCAGCTCTGTGGGTAGCTGTATTGAAGCTAGGCGATCATGAGAGAGGTGCTATATTTGTGATACTTTAACATTCTGGTATTCACAGTCCTTTGCCCCAAAATATACAGTCCTTTTGCTGATAAACAGAATCAAGGTACTGTTAAAGTCATCGAGACAATCTAAATACAACTGTATTCCATGCTTTTTAATAATGTAAGTacgatttgtttttgtttgttttggaacCACCAAAAAGTATCAACCACTGGATACCTTCCATTGAGCAACTTTTTACTATTTCACTGCTGCTTAACACCTTCTGGAAAGCATTTAGATAAAATGCAACTCTGGATAACAAATAGCCTAGTGCTTCAGTTAAGTTGACCTGATCCCCAGGCTAACTATTGAATCAACATtaactgaaaatgacaacaacatgtacaacattgcatcatttatctttacttttatttttttccattttctgccatggggaaaaagataaatattaaaatgactGACTAAAGTTTAGCAGCTTTTGTCTATCTTGCTGCCTCTTTGCAAAGATGCTCTAATAATGCCTTAAatatgttttctcttcatgTATTTAATCTCTTCTACAAAGAGTCTTCCTACGAGTCTCTTAGAAAGCAGCAGACCTGGAGCAGGTAGTGCTGCTTTGATGCCGTGGGGCAAAGAGAAACTACTACAGAGACTTCCTAATTTTGTAAAGGAAACGTCTCTGGTACTTATGACATCACTCTGCTATGCCATAGGTTAAACTAGTGTCTGAAGCGTTTGCATCGTATTCAAGATTCCCTTTGAGAACCCAATGAAAATGCATAACAATGTTTTTTCACCGAATGTTGAAAAAGAATGCTGGTTTTCTTTCATGTTTAAGCGGACAACAGTTGCTATGTGCCATTGGTTGCTACGTGTTCATGCAGGGTTTCCCATTTCCCCTGTCTGTCCAAATCTAAAGAAGtatatttaagtgttttattgACCACCGAAGGCCTTCATTGCTCTTCTGCTGAACCTCAAATTTTCAATACACATAATTA
Above is a window of Sander vitreus isolate 19-12246 chromosome 14, sanVit1, whole genome shotgun sequence DNA encoding:
- the thrap3b gene encoding thyroid hormone receptor-associated protein 3b isoform X5, coding for MEKPTMIHAHFCFCFCFDVKEKNINTGLSAKMSKAPDSPARSKSRSKSRSYSRSHSRSRSRSRSRKRRYSSRSRSRSRSHSPSYRNYPTRDYQNNRGGFRGYNRGYRRPFHYRGRNRGYYQRGGHYQNRGGGGGYGYKANWQGGGGGGGGWHDRHHDQDHHSHSPRRGRSRSRTPRKRSGSRSRSHYSDRSSSRGSRRSRRSSYSSRSRSSTPRHRSSKGKPGTKDSKEKLESPAEKSGQAADGSAIEKVSGGKWIDYDTSPKRISPEIKKEDAPTSPPDEGKGPGSGGPLWKTIGTVSPPVKSPTKSGQTASFSGFGFFSKEDAKCGDKTVISAAFKKFLAENKSRKMAAEKENGRDKEESNTDGDLEKGNKSEDLFNISSTSFSDSKEDKTMPFFDAGEEEFLKSHGLKERDMEEEGEVKTTLTARDIFGKWGDEPSYSTSYSSGKEKTRRDAEEAEPVDHMEEELYRSRKHSSKKEEKSKKKEKKEKEKSRRSPSPPATSRGKERPLFPGAFALREESPVRHLSASRDDFELKIGSLDEMPSSSLSKERLMSRELPKPTKKDTEFRSIFQHIQSAQLRRSPSELFAQHIVSIVHYIKAQHFQSSDMSLSERFAMYQRKAAEVEMMKPRKSPEIHRRIDVSPSAFKRHSQLFEDMEETSYKDPSKKFKGDVMDLRLDIERRKRFGGKEYKREGGRSPGGSRGPSRERSSEKSGKHHKKSKKGKKKRDRSPSSSSSSSSPSPCPPPFRGKEFMGGEGMEQSEEGYSHSRYPPRDYSGPGDRGPRDYEGHNTERGRGRGF
- the thrap3b gene encoding thyroid hormone receptor-associated protein 3b isoform X4, with the translated sequence MEKPTMIHAHFCFCFCFDVKEKNINTGLSAKMSKAPDSPARSKSRSKSRSYSRSHSRSRSRSRSRKRRYSSRSRSRSRSHSPSYRNYPTRDYQNNRGGFRGYNRGYRRPFHYRGRNRGYYQRGGHYQNRGGGGGYGYKANWQGGGGGGGGWHDRHHDQDHHSHSPRRGRSRSRTPRKRSGSRSRSHYSDRSSSRGSRRSRRSSYSSRSRSSTPRHRSSKGKPGTKDSKEKLESPAEKSGQAADGSAIEKVSGGKWIDYDTSPKRISPEIKKEDAPTSPPDEGKGPGSGGPLWKTIGTVSPPVKSPTKSGQTASFSGFGFFSKEDAKCGDKTVISAAFKKFLAENKSRKMAAEKENGRDKEESNTDGDLEKGNKSEDLFNISSTSFSDSKEDKTMPFFDAGEEEFLKSHGLKERDMEEEGEVKTTLTARDIFGKWGDEPSYSTSYSSGKEKTRRDAEEAEPVDHMEEELYRSRKHSSKKEEKSKKKEKKEKEKSRRSPSPPATSRGKERPLFPGAFALREESPVRHLSASRDDFELKIGSLDEMPSSSLSKERLMSRELPKPTKKDTEFRSIFQHIQSAQLRRSPSELFAQHIVSIVHYIKAQHFQSSDMSLSERFAMYQRKAAEVEMMKPRKSPEIHRRIDVSPSAFKRHSQLFEDMEETSYKDPSKKFKGDVMDLRLDIERRKRFGGKEYKREGGRSPGGSRGPSRERSSEKSGKHHKKSKKGKKKRDRSPSSSSSSSSPSPCPPPFRGKEFMGGEGMEQSEEGYSHSRYPPRDYSGPGDRGPRDYEGHNTERGRGRGFHDDRDGEKTWVDNRGRGRGSFPPRRGRFVYRKGGSSPKWTHDMFQGGEGGELGDDTIEVGRKETKNPGDASAQKQ